In a genomic window of Mucilaginibacter sp. KACC 22063:
- a CDS encoding DUF4292 domain-containing protein: MKKSISNSLLLLSGIIILASCHSKKQLVKRQADSSAVRTDNAASAVKNKINAIKSKQVSFTTFSGKAKTKLNVNGNSNDVTMNIRIQKNQKIWVSITAVIGIEVARALITPDSILVINKLQSVYIKKPFSYIYTYASRQVNYKTVESLLVGNAIPELLNENGKLEPSNGNVVIDGQLQDLLYKLIIGPDLKVTSTDLSNQSAGQSLHIDNSAFVQADGRVIPSEIAFSSTVKNKTIQADLKYSKTEFDQPLDFPFSIPSRFSQVN, encoded by the coding sequence ATGAAAAAAAGTATATCGAATAGTTTACTGCTTTTAAGCGGTATTATTATACTGGCAAGCTGCCATTCAAAAAAACAACTGGTAAAACGCCAGGCAGATTCATCGGCTGTACGTACCGACAATGCCGCTTCGGCTGTAAAGAATAAGATCAATGCGATAAAAAGCAAACAGGTCAGCTTTACTACTTTCTCTGGCAAGGCCAAAACTAAGCTAAATGTAAATGGCAACAGTAATGACGTTACCATGAATATCCGCATTCAGAAAAATCAGAAGATCTGGGTTTCCATTACAGCGGTTATAGGTATAGAGGTTGCCCGTGCTTTAATTACTCCGGACAGTATCCTGGTGATCAATAAACTGCAAAGCGTATATATCAAAAAGCCTTTCAGCTATATTTATACTTACGCCAGCAGGCAGGTAAATTACAAAACAGTTGAATCATTGCTGGTTGGTAATGCTATTCCGGAGTTGCTGAATGAAAATGGTAAACTGGAGCCATCAAACGGAAATGTAGTTATCGACGGCCAATTACAGGATTTACTGTACAAGCTGATTATTGGTCCTGATTTAAAAGTGACCAGTACAGATTTAAGTAACCAGTCAGCAGGCCAGTCGTTGCATATCGATAACAGTGCATTTGTACAGGCGGATGGCAGGGTCATTCCATCAGAGATTGCTTTTTCATCAACAGTGAAAAACAAAACGATACAGGCAGACCTGAAATACTCAAAAACAGAGTTTGATCAGCCGCTTGATTTTCCGTTTAGCATACCATCCCGTTTTTCACAGGTAAATTAA
- a CDS encoding murein hydrolase activator EnvC family protein — protein sequence MKVLRYLLFCTLALTALNAFSQSSAELKKRRDKLNQELEQLNDEYQETLKNKKTNLKQLNLLKAQISVREDKINTLNSEVRLLGNQINENTNTVHTLQGQLDQLKKEYAAMIVFAYHNQSAYSKLMFVFAAKDFNQAYKRLKYLQQFGAYRERQAASIQGTQHELNHKITQLDRTKNEQANLLKDQEKEKEKLGKEKNDQVVVISTLSKQQGELKQQLKAAQRQKAQIERQIQVAIRREVEEARRRAEAEARAAAARLAAERAKAAAAGNAAPVAPKAAPAKSTNSELLNATPEAAKLSNDFLGNKGRLPWPVANGIITQEFGMTYIEGIKTDNPGIDIRTGSGAAVRTVFSGEVTSVNNISGTYLVVVRHGEYFTAYANLRSVSVSKGEKVGIKQSVGTVATDAATGETQVHFELYKGQTAVNPKLWLAPQ from the coding sequence ATGAAAGTTTTAAGATACCTACTTTTCTGCACCCTTGCGCTTACAGCCCTTAATGCGTTTTCGCAAAGCAGCGCGGAATTGAAAAAACGCCGGGATAAACTGAACCAGGAACTGGAGCAACTAAACGACGAATACCAGGAAACCTTAAAAAACAAGAAAACCAATCTTAAACAGTTAAATCTGCTTAAAGCGCAGATTTCTGTACGAGAGGACAAGATCAACACTTTAAACTCTGAAGTACGTTTACTGGGCAATCAGATCAACGAGAACACCAATACGGTGCATACCTTACAAGGCCAGCTGGATCAGTTGAAAAAGGAGTATGCCGCCATGATTGTGTTTGCTTATCATAATCAAAGCGCATACAGTAAATTGATGTTTGTTTTTGCCGCAAAGGATTTTAATCAGGCTTATAAAAGGCTGAAATATTTGCAGCAGTTTGGTGCCTACCGCGAGCGCCAGGCGGCATCTATACAAGGCACCCAGCACGAACTGAATCACAAGATCACCCAGCTTGACCGCACTAAGAATGAGCAGGCCAATCTGTTAAAGGATCAGGAAAAAGAAAAAGAAAAACTGGGTAAAGAAAAAAATGACCAGGTGGTTGTTATCAGTACCTTATCTAAGCAACAAGGCGAACTTAAGCAACAACTTAAAGCTGCGCAAAGGCAAAAAGCCCAGATTGAACGGCAGATACAGGTGGCTATACGCCGCGAGGTGGAAGAAGCCCGCCGAAGGGCGGAGGCCGAAGCACGCGCAGCTGCAGCTCGCCTTGCTGCTGAAAGAGCGAAAGCCGCAGCCGCAGGTAATGCTGCTCCTGTAGCCCCAAAAGCTGCTCCTGCAAAATCTACCAATAGCGAATTGCTTAACGCGACACCAGAAGCTGCAAAACTTTCAAACGACTTTTTAGGTAACAAAGGACGCCTGCCGTGGCCGGTTGCAAATGGCATTATAACCCAGGAGTTCGGTATGACGTATATCGAAGGTATCAAAACAGATAACCCCGGTATTGATATCCGCACGGGCAGTGGTGCAGCCGTTCGTACCGTATTTTCAGGAGAAGTTACAAGCGTGAACAATATTAGTGGTACTTATCTCGTTGTAGTAAGACACGGCGAATATTTTACCGCCTATGCAAACCTAAGATCTGTCAGTGTTTCTAAAGGAGAAAAAGTGGGCATTAAGCAATCGGTAGGTACCGTTGCTACAGATGCAGCCACCGGCGAAACACAGGTTCACTTTGAATTATATAAAGGCCAAACGGCTGTAAATCCTAAGTTATGGCTTGCGCCTCAATAA
- a CDS encoding Sec-independent protein translocase subunit TatA/TatB: protein MFHPVLLFLNIGTPEMILILFVALLLFGGEKLPQLARGLGKGIRDFKDASEGVKREIQNQINTLEEKDEPVAPVVAETPEPIVANTAPLSGTNYTGIAPVIEHETSHADVSHLISNEAHVENNENHTAVSDVHAETKAEDKQQLS from the coding sequence ATGTTTCACCCGGTTTTATTATTCCTGAATATTGGTACCCCAGAGATGATCCTCATCCTGTTTGTGGCTTTGTTGCTTTTTGGTGGCGAAAAACTACCTCAGCTGGCAAGAGGTCTTGGTAAGGGTATCCGTGATTTTAAAGATGCATCTGAAGGTGTTAAACGCGAAATTCAGAATCAGATTAATACACTTGAAGAGAAAGACGAGCCTGTTGCACCAGTTGTAGCCGAAACGCCTGAACCAATTGTTGCTAATACGGCACCATTAAGCGGTACAAATTATACAGGTATAGCTCCGGTTATTGAACATGAAACCAGCCATGCTGATGTTTCTCATTTGATAAGCAACGAAGCACATGTAGAAAATAATGAGAACCATACAGCGGTTTCTGACGTACATGCAGAAACAAAGGCTGAGGATAAACAACAGTTGAGTTAA
- the tatA gene encoding twin-arginine translocase TatA/TatE family subunit, with protein MGGLGAPEIILIIIAILILFGGKKIPELMKGLGKGVKEFKDAQNGEGTENRTGEKTNA; from the coding sequence ATGGGTGGATTAGGCGCACCAGAAATTATTCTGATCATCATCGCAATTTTAATTCTGTTTGGCGGAAAGAAAATTCCTGAACTAATGAAAGGTTTAGGCAAAGGCGTGAAAGAATTTAAAGACGCACAAAACGGAGAAGGTACTGAAAACAGAACCGGCGAAAAAACCAACGCATAA
- the gatA gene encoding Asp-tRNA(Asn)/Glu-tRNA(Gln) amidotransferase subunit GatA gives MAITYPSYSGLKEALFSGATTAEELVNNYLQKIKANAHLNAFVEVFETEAIAQAKAVDAKIKSGNAGRLAGMVISMKDNILYKGHKVTAASKILNNYTAIYSSTIVERLLAEDAIIIGSCNCDEFAMGAANENSYYGPVKNFADETRVPGGSSGGSAVSVQAGMCHASIGTDTGGSIRQPASFCNAVGFKPTYGTISRHGIIAYASSFDQVGTITRSVEDAALLTEVMAGPDEYDSTLMQAKPASLSAELKKVEAPQKIAYLKEALERPGLDPEIKEGLLNAIEKLKQAGHTVEPVSFEYLDYVVPTYYILTMAEASSNLARYDGVHYGYRSPNAVDLTTTYKRSRSEGFGKEVKRRIMLGTFILSAGYYDAYYTKAQKMRRLIREKTCEILERFDFILTPTSPELPPKIAQEERDPLVSYLADIFTVQASLSGLPAISLPVKNNAGNLPFGLQLTTKRRNEQGLLNFSKTFLDLS, from the coding sequence ATGGCTATAACTTATCCTTCATACAGTGGGCTTAAAGAAGCATTGTTTTCAGGCGCTACCACTGCAGAAGAACTGGTAAATAATTATCTGCAAAAAATTAAAGCAAATGCACACCTTAATGCATTTGTGGAAGTTTTCGAGACTGAAGCAATTGCACAGGCTAAAGCTGTTGATGCAAAGATTAAAAGTGGCAACGCAGGCCGGCTTGCCGGTATGGTGATCAGCATGAAGGATAATATCCTTTACAAAGGCCACAAGGTAACCGCCGCTTCTAAGATCCTTAATAATTATACAGCAATTTATTCGTCCACGATAGTGGAACGCCTGCTTGCCGAAGACGCCATTATTATCGGCAGCTGCAACTGTGACGAGTTTGCCATGGGTGCAGCTAATGAAAATTCATATTACGGCCCCGTTAAAAATTTTGCCGACGAAACCCGCGTTCCGGGTGGCTCGTCTGGTGGTTCAGCGGTAAGTGTACAGGCGGGTATGTGTCATGCTTCAATAGGTACAGATACGGGCGGTTCTATCCGCCAGCCTGCTTCTTTTTGTAATGCTGTTGGCTTTAAACCTACCTACGGTACCATATCACGTCACGGTATTATTGCTTATGCATCATCATTTGACCAGGTTGGTACCATTACACGTTCGGTAGAAGACGCTGCCCTGCTAACAGAAGTAATGGCCGGCCCGGATGAATACGACAGCACACTTATGCAGGCCAAGCCGGCATCGTTAAGCGCAGAGCTAAAGAAAGTAGAAGCTCCTCAAAAGATCGCTTACCTTAAAGAAGCGCTTGAACGCCCGGGTTTAGACCCCGAAATAAAGGAAGGCTTGCTAAATGCCATTGAAAAATTAAAACAGGCAGGCCATACGGTTGAGCCGGTATCATTTGAATACCTGGATTACGTAGTGCCAACTTACTATATCCTTACTATGGCAGAGGCTTCGTCAAATTTAGCCCGTTATGATGGTGTGCATTATGGTTACCGCAGCCCTAATGCGGTCGACCTGACCACTACCTATAAACGCTCACGCTCTGAAGGGTTTGGTAAAGAAGTAAAACGCCGTATTATGCTGGGTACATTTATATTAAGCGCCGGTTATTACGATGCATATTACACCAAAGCGCAGAAAATGCGCAGGCTGATCAGAGAAAAAACCTGTGAGATATTGGAGCGATTTGATTTTATCCTTACTCCCACCAGTCCAGAACTGCCACCTAAAATAGCACAGGAAGAACGTGACCCATTGGTATCATACCTGGCTGATATTTTTACAGTGCAGGCATCACTTTCAGGGCTTCCGGCAATTTCACTTCCGGTTAAAAATAATGCTGGCAATTTGCCGTTTGGATTACAATTAACAACCAAAAGGCGTAACGAACAGGGTTTGTTAAATTTTTCTAAAACATTTTTAGATTTAAGTTAA
- a CDS encoding lytic transglycosylase domain-containing protein, with protein sequence MLRFFTIAACVLMSNMALGASEHIASSDSANTNKAYQVSRFRSDTIQVPVIATPTQLNNNYPGSFMKGRLTAIQKDVPLDYNEFVQSYIDNYTSPNRRDEMGRIIGLAKYYFPIYEKAFADAGIPKEIEFLSIVESALNPNATSRVGAAGLWQFMSTTGRTYGLNINNYVDERRDPVQASYAAAAYLKDAYQEFGDWLLAIAAYNCGKGSVERAIEKANATDYWSIRPYLPVETRGYVPAYIAVAYVMNYFDQHKITPQTCTLPMQTDTVMVNKFVSLDNISRVINVDLAQLSILNPSYLRLVVNGTPAVPRRLIIPQIAKEKYSALYDALNGTTLTVAAQPVVNTIDPDAGPAQRMPSYHTVKKGETLAGIADRFGVEVSDLKVWNHITGNRATPGQVLKVSAPENVTAARTAIAAGM encoded by the coding sequence ATGTTGAGATTTTTTACTATTGCTGCTTGTGTTTTGATGTCGAATATGGCGCTTGGTGCATCCGAGCACATCGCTTCTTCAGATTCTGCTAACACTAACAAAGCTTACCAGGTCAGTCGCTTTCGCAGCGATACTATTCAGGTACCGGTAATTGCAACGCCAACCCAGCTAAATAATAACTATCCGGGTTCTTTTATGAAAGGCCGCTTAACGGCAATTCAAAAAGATGTACCTCTGGATTATAACGAATTTGTACAAAGCTATATAGACAATTATACCAGTCCTAACCGCCGCGATGAAATGGGCCGTATCATTGGCCTGGCTAAGTATTATTTTCCTATTTACGAAAAAGCTTTTGCCGATGCAGGTATCCCAAAGGAAATTGAATTTCTTTCAATTGTAGAATCTGCGCTAAATCCGAATGCGACTTCACGTGTTGGTGCAGCAGGTTTATGGCAGTTTATGTCTACCACGGGCCGCACGTATGGCTTAAACATTAATAATTATGTTGATGAACGCCGCGACCCTGTACAGGCAAGCTACGCCGCCGCTGCCTATTTAAAAGATGCCTACCAAGAGTTTGGCGACTGGCTGTTGGCCATTGCTGCGTATAACTGCGGTAAAGGGAGCGTAGAGCGGGCTATTGAAAAAGCAAACGCTACAGATTATTGGTCAATCCGCCCATATCTTCCGGTTGAAACCCGCGGATATGTGCCTGCTTATATTGCCGTAGCTTATGTCATGAATTATTTTGATCAGCATAAGATCACGCCGCAAACCTGCACTTTGCCTATGCAGACTGATACCGTTATGGTAAACAAGTTTGTATCGCTTGATAATATTTCACGTGTGATCAATGTTGATCTGGCGCAGCTGTCTATTCTTAACCCATCTTATCTGCGCCTTGTGGTAAATGGCACGCCAGCTGTTCCGCGCAGATTGATCATCCCGCAAATAGCGAAAGAAAAATACAGTGCTTTATATGATGCATTAAATGGCACTACCCTTACCGTTGCTGCCCAGCCGGTGGTGAATACCATTGATCCTGATGCTGGCCCGGCACAACGCATGCCATCATACCATACCGTTAAAAAGGGCGAAACCCTTGCCGGTATTGCAGACAGGTTTGGAGTTGAGGTGAGTGATCTTAAAGTATGGAACCACATTACAGGTAACCGTGCCACTCCGGGGCAGGTACTTAAAGTAAGCGCTCCTGAAAATGTAACCGCTGCCCGCACGGCTATTGCGGCAGGTATGTAA
- a CDS encoding NADP-dependent malic enzyme, producing the protein MNTTNRKLDALNYHAKGRPGKIQVVPTKPTNSQRDLTMAYSPGVAEPCLKIAENTDDVYKYTAKGNLVAVISNGTAVLGLGNIGPEASKPVMEGKGLLFKIYADIDVFDLELNTQNVDEFVNIVKALEPTFGGVNLEDISAPTCFEIERRLKAEMNIPVMHDDQHGTAIISGAALINACEIQGKDLSQIKMVVNGAGAAAVSCSKMYLSLGVKKENLVMFDINGVLNNSRTDLDETRMMFATDRADVVTLSDAMKNADVFIGLSAGNVVTPAMLLSMAENPIVFAMANPTPEIDYETAVNTREDIIMATGRSDFPNQVNNVLGFPYIFRGALDVRATAINEEMKQAAAHAIAELAKKPVPEAVNLAYNTKNLKFGRDYIIPKPMDQRLIVEVSMAVAKAAVDSGVARKQITDWNAYAEELQNRIGKDDRLLRSISLKAKQSPKRVVFAEADNYKILRAAQIVKDEGIATPILLGNKERIKQIIEETELELGDVRIIDPRNEDCPHADEYAQYLYEKRQRRGITLYEAKKLLTDRNYYGASMVQFGEADALISGLTKSYVSTIKPALQIIGTEPGVSRVAGMYMMITQKGPVFFGDTTVNVNPTVEELVDITVLVEKSVRQFNIQPRIAHLSYSNFGSNDGPIPEKSREAVRILHERYPDMVVDGEMQANFAINAELLADNFPFATLNGKPANTLIFPNLESGNVAYKLLQELGGAEAVGPILLGLNKPVHVLQLGSSVREIVNMVTIAVLDAQQKGEQNK; encoded by the coding sequence ATGAATACTACTAACCGTAAGCTGGATGCGCTTAACTATCATGCTAAGGGCCGTCCGGGAAAAATTCAGGTAGTTCCAACAAAACCTACCAATTCGCAACGCGACCTTACCATGGCTTATTCGCCCGGCGTTGCAGAACCATGTCTGAAAATTGCCGAAAATACCGACGATGTTTATAAATATACAGCAAAGGGTAACCTGGTAGCTGTAATCAGTAATGGCACTGCCGTGCTTGGCCTGGGCAACATTGGCCCCGAAGCCAGCAAGCCTGTGATGGAAGGTAAGGGCCTGCTTTTTAAAATATATGCCGATATCGATGTGTTCGACCTGGAGTTGAACACTCAGAATGTAGATGAATTTGTCAACATCGTGAAGGCGCTTGAACCCACCTTCGGTGGTGTAAACCTGGAGGATATCTCTGCACCTACCTGCTTTGAAATAGAACGCCGCCTTAAAGCGGAGATGAATATCCCTGTAATGCATGACGACCAGCATGGTACCGCTATCATTTCGGGTGCAGCGCTTATCAACGCCTGCGAAATACAGGGTAAAGATCTTAGCCAGATAAAAATGGTGGTTAACGGTGCCGGTGCCGCTGCTGTTTCCTGTTCAAAAATGTACCTTTCACTGGGGGTTAAAAAGGAAAACCTGGTGATGTTCGACATCAATGGCGTTCTTAATAACAGTCGTACCGATCTTGACGAAACCAGGATGATGTTTGCCACTGACCGTGCAGATGTGGTTACGCTTTCTGACGCCATGAAAAACGCTGATGTTTTCATCGGTCTTTCAGCAGGTAATGTGGTAACTCCGGCAATGCTTTTAAGCATGGCCGAAAATCCTATTGTATTTGCAATGGCTAACCCTACCCCGGAGATTGATTATGAAACCGCAGTAAATACCCGCGAGGACATTATTATGGCTACCGGGCGTTCAGATTTTCCGAACCAGGTAAACAATGTACTGGGTTTCCCTTACATTTTCCGTGGTGCGCTTGATGTGAGGGCAACAGCCATTAACGAAGAAATGAAGCAGGCGGCAGCGCATGCCATTGCCGAGCTTGCTAAAAAGCCCGTACCGGAAGCGGTTAACCTGGCCTATAATACCAAAAATCTGAAATTCGGCCGCGATTATATTATTCCGAAGCCGATGGATCAGCGCCTTATTGTAGAGGTATCAATGGCGGTGGCCAAAGCAGCCGTTGACTCTGGCGTGGCCCGTAAACAAATTACAGACTGGAATGCTTACGCGGAAGAATTGCAAAACCGTATCGGTAAGGACGACCGCCTGCTGCGCAGCATTTCTTTAAAAGCCAAGCAAAGCCCTAAACGTGTTGTTTTTGCAGAAGCAGATAATTACAAGATATTACGTGCTGCCCAGATTGTAAAAGATGAAGGCATTGCCACACCGATATTGTTAGGGAATAAAGAACGTATAAAGCAGATCATCGAAGAAACAGAACTTGAACTTGGTGATGTGCGTATCATCGATCCGCGAAATGAGGATTGCCCGCATGCAGATGAGTATGCCCAGTACCTGTATGAAAAAAGACAGCGCCGCGGCATTACGTTATACGAAGCTAAAAAACTGTTGACAGACCGTAACTACTATGGCGCATCAATGGTACAGTTTGGCGAGGCCGATGCTTTGATTTCCGGTTTAACTAAAAGCTATGTAAGTACTATAAAACCGGCATTGCAGATCATAGGTACTGAGCCTGGCGTAAGCCGTGTTGCCGGTATGTATATGATGATTACACAAAAGGGTCCTGTGTTCTTTGGTGATACTACCGTAAATGTAAACCCCACTGTTGAAGAGCTGGTAGATATCACCGTACTGGTTGAAAAATCTGTACGCCAGTTTAATATACAGCCACGCATTGCCCATTTATCATATTCAAACTTTGGCTCTAATGATGGGCCAATTCCTGAGAAATCACGCGAGGCGGTACGCATTCTGCATGAGCGCTATCCGGATATGGTGGTAGATGGTGAAATGCAGGCTAACTTTGCTATTAATGCTGAACTGCTTGCCGATAATTTTCCGTTTGCAACGCTTAATGGCAAACCGGCCAATACATTGATTTTCCCTAATCTGGAATCGGGTAACGTAGCTTATAAGCTATTGCAGGAATTAGGTGGAGCTGAGGCTGTTGGCCCCATTTTGCTTGGGCTTAATAAACCTGTACACGTACTACAATTGGGCAGTTCTGTACGCGAGATCGTAAACATGGTCACCATCGCTGTTCTGGACGCACAACAAAAAGGAGAGCAAAATAAGTAA
- the ruvA gene encoding Holliday junction branch migration protein RuvA yields MFDYIEGKLAFKSPAYAVIDVGGIGYHINISVNTYSKLGDALKYKLYTWLHVKEDAHTLYGFADEGERRLFLHLISVSGIGPNTARMMLSSITPEEIQDAIVKGHVPTIQRIKGIGPKSAQRLVLELQDKLKKEGYETLIAVPLNHTVKDEALTALVMLGFARNVAEKVLDNEIKRQPESLNVEQLIKAALKSL; encoded by the coding sequence ATGTTTGATTATATTGAAGGCAAATTAGCGTTTAAATCGCCCGCTTATGCAGTAATAGATGTAGGCGGGATAGGTTATCACATCAATATCTCTGTGAATACCTATAGTAAACTTGGCGATGCTTTAAAATATAAATTATACACCTGGTTGCATGTAAAAGAAGATGCCCACACGCTTTATGGCTTTGCTGATGAAGGCGAACGGCGTCTTTTTTTACATCTGATATCTGTTTCGGGCATTGGCCCCAATACGGCCCGCATGATGCTGTCGTCCATAACCCCTGAAGAAATACAGGATGCAATTGTTAAAGGCCATGTGCCAACTATACAACGCATAAAGGGTATAGGGCCCAAATCGGCTCAGCGGCTGGTGCTTGAGTTGCAGGATAAATTAAAGAAAGAAGGTTACGAGACACTTATTGCAGTGCCGCTTAACCATACAGTTAAAGATGAAGCCTTAACCGCATTGGTAATGCTGGGTTTTGCCCGTAACGTTGCCGAAAAGGTGCTGGATAATGAAATTAAAAGGCAGCCGGAGAGCTTGAATGTTGAACAGCTGATAAAAGCAGCCTTAAAAAGTTTATAG